A window from Spartinivicinus poritis encodes these proteins:
- a CDS encoding phosphoribosyltransferase domain-containing protein, whose product MEEKVEIQSGALAFTINHQQNSQHYSLFDLLTFGARQNPKRGYLFISKVLGKHIPCRPSLMKKTYGHLAETIQLIGDACLVVGLAETATGLGAGVAEALVKPGYNLLYTHTTRYQLTDVPVIFSIDESHSHAPAHIVYQPAQQMKVKQVQTAVLVDDEITTGNTLIQLSEKLIDYVEDLQKIVWVSLVSWLSEQRKAEIQQLLAGVEVSFVCLVAGDFHFTPSTEFSCDLPARAQQHISQQAVLAEIRRGITFNEEVNCFYKLSGMPFTLDDLAKADKYTVLGYGEFLYQPYKLAEQMESQGLDVVFQSTTRSPILEGDGIKRKEVFAVEGGYENYVYNRPEERTTIIAYETYAQYQSCGLANQIDCIPVIQQLVEV is encoded by the coding sequence ATGGAAGAAAAAGTCGAAATTCAGTCTGGCGCTCTAGCTTTTACGATCAATCATCAGCAAAATAGTCAGCACTATAGTCTGTTTGATTTGCTAACTTTTGGTGCTAGACAAAACCCTAAGCGTGGCTATTTATTTATTTCAAAAGTATTAGGTAAACATATCCCTTGTCGGCCCTCCTTAATGAAAAAAACCTACGGTCATCTGGCTGAAACAATTCAGTTGATAGGGGATGCCTGTTTAGTAGTCGGTTTAGCTGAAACTGCTACTGGCCTAGGTGCAGGCGTAGCGGAAGCATTGGTAAAACCAGGATATAACCTGTTGTATACTCATACCACACGATATCAATTAACCGATGTGCCCGTTATATTCAGTATCGATGAAAGCCACAGTCATGCGCCTGCACATATTGTTTATCAACCAGCTCAGCAAATGAAAGTTAAGCAGGTACAAACGGCAGTTTTAGTCGATGATGAAATTACCACTGGTAATACTCTGATCCAATTGTCAGAAAAGTTAATCGATTATGTAGAAGACTTGCAAAAAATTGTATGGGTTAGTCTGGTTAGCTGGTTATCTGAGCAGCGTAAAGCAGAGATACAGCAGTTATTAGCAGGTGTTGAAGTATCCTTTGTTTGTTTGGTGGCAGGAGACTTCCATTTTACCCCAAGCACGGAGTTTTCCTGTGATTTGCCTGCCAGGGCTCAACAACACATTTCTCAGCAAGCGGTATTGGCTGAAATACGTAGAGGTATTACTTTTAATGAAGAGGTCAATTGCTTTTATAAGTTAAGTGGAATGCCTTTTACATTGGATGATCTGGCTAAGGCCGACAAATATACTGTGCTAGGTTATGGCGAATTTTTATATCAACCCTATAAGCTGGCAGAACAGATGGAAAGTCAGGGGCTTGATGTCGTGTTTCAGTCAACAACACGCTCCCCGATTCTAGAAGGAGATGGAATTAAACGAAAGGAAGTATTTGCCGTTGAAGGTGGTTATGAAAACTACGTTTATAATCGTCCTGAAGAACGTACGACAATAATTGCTTATGAAACCTATGCTCAATATCAGAGCTGTGGTCTAGCTAATCAAATAGACTGTATCCCTGTTATTCAACAGCTGGTCGAGGTGTAA
- a CDS encoding HAD family hydrolase, with product MSLVVFTDIDDTLIQTERKCSVSDKLHPGAVDRDGQVISFYTEKQHRLINLLGDGKLIPVTGRNYAALCRTRFSFNHEIVINHGALVLNQDRTIDNGWLQVIELTLAPWQELLAEWTRQVQVIIDQQQLPLRTKVITDFDINCYVSIKVDNHVNKIEDFYSLLEPMINEVNGLEGARVHINGRNMALLPPYASKAKAVNYLKQKYQMLDEHTLFVGAGDSLSDIEFMKACDYLVVPQNSQITEQAFNK from the coding sequence ATGTCACTTGTTGTATTTACCGATATTGATGACACGCTAATACAAACGGAGCGGAAGTGTTCAGTCAGTGACAAGCTGCACCCAGGGGCCGTTGATCGAGATGGGCAAGTTATTTCGTTTTATACAGAAAAGCAGCATAGATTAATAAACTTATTGGGTGATGGTAAATTGATTCCAGTAACAGGAAGAAATTATGCTGCGCTCTGTCGTACCCGGTTTTCATTTAATCATGAAATAGTGATTAATCATGGGGCATTAGTGCTTAATCAAGATCGAACCATTGATAATGGCTGGTTGCAAGTTATTGAGTTAACGCTGGCTCCATGGCAGGAGCTATTAGCAGAGTGGACAAGGCAGGTTCAGGTAATAATTGATCAACAACAGTTACCATTACGAACCAAAGTGATTACTGATTTTGATATAAACTGCTATGTGAGTATAAAGGTAGACAATCACGTTAATAAGATAGAGGACTTCTATTCATTATTAGAACCTATGATTAATGAGGTAAATGGCCTGGAAGGAGCGCGGGTTCATATTAACGGTCGAAATATGGCTCTATTGCCACCTTATGCTTCGAAAGCTAAAGCGGTTAATTATTTAAAGCAAAAATATCAAATGCTAGATGAACATACATTATTTGTTGGGGCAGGGGATAGTTTAAGTGATATAGAGTTTATGAAGGCCTGTGATTATCTGGTAGTGCCACAAAACAGTCAAATCACCGAACAAGCTTTTAACAAGTAA
- a CDS encoding cysteine protease StiP family protein encodes MGQQQLLTGSYHPEDCQFLLQEAEGVELLTVEEKEQRLQSGIHYSQMVSIEQAPTQAYLEIFYKLTAKYKNRLATEIIQLAKLLQQTVGRSITLVSLARAGTPIGILLKRALLALGSVSSVQHYSISIIRGKGIDEAALAYLQASGVKAESIVFVDGWTAKGAITRELKQAIADWNINNKDYQLSDKLCVVSDIGFTAHYVATYDDYVIPSGILNSTVSGLVSRTIRNPDVMGFHQCVTYHDLQNHDLSNWFIEEVASEITQLNTAVLKTPEILDPQLQQRQHQVVLAYLTQVMKSHDITDINKVKPGIAEATRVMLRRIPDLLILKNRHQEDVEHLLMLAEEKQISVAFDPTMPFNALALIKDLTRNQL; translated from the coding sequence ATGGGGCAACAACAATTGTTAACAGGCAGCTATCACCCAGAAGATTGTCAGTTTCTTTTGCAAGAAGCCGAAGGTGTAGAGTTACTGACAGTAGAGGAAAAAGAACAGCGTTTACAATCGGGTATCCATTACTCGCAGATGGTATCTATCGAGCAGGCTCCTACTCAAGCTTATCTTGAGATCTTTTATAAATTAACAGCTAAATATAAAAACAGACTGGCAACAGAAATTATACAACTGGCTAAATTACTTCAGCAAACAGTTGGTCGTTCAATTACGTTGGTTTCTTTGGCGAGAGCTGGCACTCCAATTGGTATTTTACTCAAGCGTGCTTTATTAGCATTAGGCAGTGTTTCTTCAGTACAGCACTATTCTATTTCTATTATTCGTGGCAAGGGAATTGATGAAGCGGCTTTGGCGTATTTACAAGCCAGTGGTGTGAAGGCTGAGTCTATTGTATTTGTTGATGGTTGGACGGCAAAAGGCGCGATTACGCGAGAATTAAAGCAGGCAATAGCAGACTGGAATATAAACAATAAAGACTACCAACTCAGTGATAAGCTATGTGTGGTATCAGATATTGGTTTCACAGCTCATTATGTGGCTACTTATGATGATTATGTGATCCCTTCTGGTATTTTAAATAGCACTGTATCGGGCTTGGTTTCAAGAACTATTCGTAACCCAGATGTGATGGGCTTTCATCAATGTGTCACCTATCATGATTTACAAAACCATGATTTAAGTAATTGGTTTATTGAAGAAGTTGCCAGTGAAATTACCCAGTTGAATACAGCTGTATTAAAAACACCAGAAATACTCGATCCACAATTACAACAAAGACAGCATCAGGTTGTATTAGCGTATTTAACTCAAGTTATGAAATCGCATGATATTACCGATATTAATAAAGTGAAACCAGGTATTGCAGAAGCTACTCGGGTCATGTTGCGCCGGATTCCTGATTTATTGATTTTAAAAAATAGGCATCAAGAAGATGTTGAACATTTGTTAATGTTGGCAGAAGAAAAGCAAATTAGCGTTGCATTTGATCCCACCATGCCATTTAATGCATTGGCCTTGATTAAAGATTTAACAAGGAATCAGCTATGA
- a CDS encoding aldolase/citrate lyase family protein translates to MKKHAEQLYYRLGATLYMPAIRPDLAQKLTTTQAGSVVLCTEDAISESQIEEALKNINKLLMSFPQINTNVFIRARSPQVLANLLALDTIDQIKGFVIPKIDHSNVHEYKEAVEDSGKNAFYLMPTIETEIAFDNQELIQLRKFIDTFPVGIPCFRIGGNDLLSLLGIKRPDYVTIYETPVRIAIDNCITAFRPFGYQLSAPVFEYIDDKNLPLLKKELMLDRAYGFLNKTAIHPVQVDLIQEILSVKNEELDLAKKIILHQDKAVFKADGQMCEPSTHINWAKKVLAIDRR, encoded by the coding sequence ATGAAAAAACATGCTGAGCAACTGTATTATCGATTAGGGGCAACACTATATATGCCCGCGATCAGACCTGATCTTGCGCAGAAATTAACAACAACTCAGGCCGGATCAGTGGTGCTCTGTACAGAAGATGCTATTTCGGAGTCTCAAATTGAAGAGGCATTAAAAAATATTAATAAGCTGTTGATGAGTTTTCCTCAAATCAATACTAATGTATTTATTCGAGCTCGCTCACCACAGGTTTTAGCTAATTTGCTGGCACTGGATACGATTGATCAAATTAAGGGGTTTGTTATCCCGAAAATTGATCACAGCAATGTACATGAATATAAAGAAGCTGTTGAGGATTCTGGTAAAAATGCCTTTTATTTAATGCCAACCATTGAAACTGAAATAGCCTTTGATAATCAAGAGTTAATCCAATTACGAAAGTTTATTGATACATTTCCTGTCGGCATTCCTTGTTTTAGAATAGGGGGCAACGACTTATTAAGCCTGCTTGGTATAAAAAGACCCGACTATGTAACGATTTATGAAACGCCTGTGCGAATTGCCATTGACAACTGCATTACTGCTTTTAGGCCCTTTGGTTATCAATTATCAGCACCAGTATTTGAATATATTGATGATAAAAACTTACCTTTATTAAAAAAAGAACTGATGCTTGATCGTGCTTACGGTTTTCTTAATAAAACGGCTATTCATCCTGTTCAAGTTGACTTGATTCAGGAAATTCTTTCTGTCAAAAACGAAGAGCTTGACTTAGCTAAAAAAATTATTCTGCATCAAGATAAAGCTGTATTTAAAGCCGATGGGCAAATGTGCGAGCCGTCCACTCATATCAATTGGGCAAAGAAAGTGCTTGCCATTGATAGGAGATAG
- a CDS encoding DUF6471 domain-containing protein, with the protein MEDSRINKSSWNKVCATLVQQARQKNNLTFRDLAELIKQKTSIDIEPNNLANRVNRGNFSASLLLAAFFAMEEPLPRSNELENIVVKVFEQP; encoded by the coding sequence ATGGAAGATTCTCGAATCAATAAGTCATCCTGGAATAAAGTTTGTGCCACACTTGTTCAGCAGGCTAGGCAGAAAAATAATCTCACATTTCGAGATTTGGCTGAATTAATTAAACAAAAAACGAGTATTGATATAGAACCAAATAACTTAGCCAATCGAGTTAATCGGGGTAACTTTTCAGCATCACTATTACTGGCCGCCTTTTTTGCGATGGAAGAACCATTGCCAAGAAGTAATGAGTTAGAAAATATAGTCGTTAAGGTATTTGAACAACCATAA
- a CDS encoding DMT family transporter: protein MVYVYLAIAIVAEVAATSALKASEEFTKLIPSLIVVIGYGLAFYLLTLVLRTMPVGIAYAIWSGLGIVLVAIVGVVVYRQVLDLPAIVGMLLIVVGVIIINVFSRTVGH from the coding sequence ATGGTATACGTTTATCTAGCTATTGCCATTGTGGCCGAAGTGGCTGCTACCAGTGCATTAAAAGCATCAGAAGAGTTTACTAAGCTGATTCCCAGTTTAATTGTTGTAATTGGTTATGGATTGGCATTTTATTTGTTAACCTTGGTGTTAAGAACCATGCCTGTTGGGATTGCATATGCAATATGGTCTGGGCTTGGCATTGTACTGGTTGCTATTGTAGGGGTGGTTGTTTATCGACAAGTACTTGATTTACCTGCAATAGTTGGGATGTTATTGATTGTTGTAGGCGTTATTATAATTAATGTATTCTCGAGAACAGTGGGTCATTGA
- a CDS encoding MIP/aquaporin family protein has protein sequence MTPFIAELLGTFFLILLGSGVVANVSLNKTIGHNSGWIVITFAWGFAVFTGVVVAGPVSGAHLNPAVSVGLAFAGLFPWENLASYCLAQMIGASLGALIVWLVYKDHFDATEDKNTKLGVFSTSPAIRNLPRNFFSELVGTFALVFVILYFSAPTLQLNDANTTIGLGSLGALPVAILVVVIGMSLGGTTGYAINPARDLAPRIMHAMLPISNKGTSQWDYAWVPVLGPIAGACLASSLYLALS, from the coding sequence ATGACTCCCTTTATAGCAGAGCTGCTAGGGACATTTTTTTTAATCCTATTAGGCAGTGGAGTAGTAGCAAATGTTAGCTTAAATAAAACCATTGGCCATAATAGCGGCTGGATTGTCATTACTTTTGCCTGGGGTTTTGCTGTTTTTACGGGTGTGGTGGTAGCAGGGCCAGTGAGTGGAGCTCATTTAAACCCGGCAGTATCAGTAGGTTTAGCTTTTGCTGGCTTATTTCCTTGGGAAAATCTTGCCAGTTATTGTTTAGCACAAATGATCGGAGCCTCCTTAGGTGCTTTAATTGTCTGGTTGGTGTACAAAGACCATTTTGATGCAACAGAAGATAAAAATACAAAACTCGGCGTATTTTCTACTAGCCCAGCTATTCGCAATCTACCACGTAACTTCTTTTCAGAGTTAGTAGGTACCTTCGCGTTAGTATTTGTCATCTTATATTTTTCTGCTCCTACCCTGCAGTTAAATGATGCTAATACAACCATTGGTTTAGGTTCGCTAGGTGCATTACCTGTCGCTATTTTAGTGGTAGTCATTGGTATGTCGCTAGGTGGCACCACAGGTTATGCGATTAATCCTGCCAGAGACTTAGCCCCACGTATTATGCATGCAATGCTTCCCATTAGTAACAAAGGCACCAGCCAATGGGATTATGCTTGGGTGCCCGTGTTAGGTCCCATAGCAGGTGCTTGCCTCGCCAGCAGCCTGTACTTAGCCTTATCTTAA
- a CDS encoding ExeM/NucH family extracellular endonuclease: protein MPKLYKPLIAGLGACLSLPLSAELIISEYSEGKSYNKAIELYNPTSQPINLTDYQLTKYTNGDPNKTATLSLNGTLAAKTTYVISHAKADSAIQSKAQLVTNDSVINFNGDDPIALFNNQQLLDIIGTPGKRNNFGKDQVIQRTIGKASQQYQSIQWQFSPASSSEVMAETLGSVAFGTPSQNTISCTTGDVSLISQIQGPGKRSPFIPAGKRQSDNNVLVEGIVTQLTSNRYQGFFIQEEIYDEDADPNTSEGIFIFGNPTVAVNVGDKVRVQGLVKEHYNETQLVLKQAQVCAQANQHQDSTRIVELAADTSLQALEPYEGMQVRWQGDAALTVTKNYGFNFNSRRNDMVLTQGSPLYKPTQLFPALSEEAKQLAKANQQNQITIETDHKQQNGVISFYPPFEPNQFYIRIGDTIDQLTGVIKYAYGQYSVIPTQLIADNAFDHTHYPRQATPPIKQHGNLRVTSFNVLNYFNRVVPEAAPNPANNQNRGATSLADFTLQQTKIVNALIAMDADIIGLMEIENNGFTANSAIYSLVTALNQAMSNPDDHYQFIKPSSSTYIGNDAIAVGILYRPSQVALADTPHIVTMPHQQFTVTSTEDKQRNFNKGQRDSLIQTFKTQSGETLSVVVNHFKSKGSMCLEDYLEYAVDGKIPLDSRGRVTGKPTASNYIDDLQGSCNELRVSAAYRLGEYLTQHKKSLGDNILVLGDLNAYGQEDPLLTLTNFPANQAARPINTAVQTVLAGKPWQAPQTVTTGYGLINLNTTLHGNKTFSYSYEGELGNLDHALASPALANKVVDIVDWHINSVENSLFEYSRKYSGQLPKSDNLFSASDHDPIIIELQFEPKQVIKTELNQLIEQAWIVYQRVVINDVWNFYPYSLKWSLTQYLLQAMEVQTDKKASQQQVDTAIDYLQQVLDKVTQFRPVVYKSGLAATIEMASYQLNLSNKTHPLWYFPVSAQQKLANHINQAKAIYQSNNSSQQQVNRTAYSLTKVLFWFERQRQLHWRQPWSLTITSNSNWFIFH from the coding sequence ATGCCTAAACTCTACAAACCATTAATTGCAGGTCTTGGTGCTTGCCTAAGCCTGCCACTCAGTGCTGAATTAATCATCAGTGAATACAGTGAAGGCAAAAGCTATAATAAGGCAATTGAGTTATACAACCCCACTTCACAGCCAATTAATCTAACTGATTACCAGCTGACGAAATACACCAATGGTGACCCAAATAAAACCGCTACGCTTTCTCTCAATGGTACCCTCGCCGCTAAAACCACCTACGTTATCAGTCATGCAAAAGCAGATAGTGCTATTCAGAGCAAAGCTCAACTGGTCACAAATGACTCAGTAATTAATTTCAATGGAGATGACCCCATTGCATTATTCAATAACCAACAGCTGCTGGACATTATTGGCACCCCAGGTAAACGCAATAATTTTGGTAAAGACCAAGTCATTCAACGCACTATTGGAAAAGCCAGTCAGCAATATCAGTCCATTCAGTGGCAATTTTCTCCTGCAAGCAGCTCTGAGGTAATGGCTGAAACACTAGGCAGTGTTGCCTTTGGCACACCCAGCCAAAACACTATCAGCTGCACAACAGGCGATGTTTCCCTGATAAGCCAGATCCAAGGACCTGGCAAGCGCAGCCCATTCATTCCAGCCGGTAAGCGACAAAGTGATAATAACGTATTGGTAGAAGGCATTGTCACTCAGTTAACTTCCAACCGTTATCAAGGCTTTTTTATTCAGGAAGAAATCTATGATGAAGATGCAGACCCAAACACCTCAGAAGGCATCTTCATTTTTGGCAACCCCACAGTTGCAGTAAATGTTGGCGACAAAGTGCGAGTGCAAGGTTTAGTTAAAGAGCACTATAACGAAACACAACTGGTGTTGAAACAAGCCCAGGTTTGTGCCCAGGCCAATCAACACCAAGACAGTACGCGTATTGTAGAGTTAGCCGCAGATACGTCATTACAAGCACTAGAACCTTATGAAGGTATGCAAGTCCGCTGGCAAGGTGATGCGGCATTAACCGTCACCAAAAACTATGGATTCAACTTTAACAGCCGACGTAATGATATGGTCCTTACTCAAGGTTCCCCCTTATATAAACCAACGCAGTTATTCCCTGCACTGAGCGAAGAAGCTAAGCAGCTGGCAAAAGCAAACCAGCAAAATCAAATCACTATCGAAACTGACCATAAACAACAAAATGGAGTAATTAGCTTTTATCCTCCATTTGAACCTAACCAGTTTTATATTCGTATTGGTGACACTATTGACCAGCTAACTGGAGTCATTAAGTATGCTTATGGTCAATATAGTGTTATTCCTACACAACTGATTGCTGATAATGCCTTTGATCACACTCATTATCCTCGACAAGCAACCCCACCGATCAAACAACACGGCAACTTACGCGTTACCAGCTTCAATGTTCTGAACTACTTTAATCGAGTTGTACCTGAAGCTGCTCCCAACCCTGCCAATAACCAAAATCGGGGAGCCACTAGCTTAGCTGACTTTACGCTGCAACAAACGAAAATTGTCAATGCCTTGATAGCAATGGATGCTGACATTATTGGCCTAATGGAAATTGAAAATAATGGTTTTACTGCAAACAGCGCTATCTATTCGTTAGTCACTGCACTTAACCAAGCCATGAGCAACCCTGACGATCATTATCAATTTATTAAACCCAGCTCTTCAACTTATATTGGTAATGATGCAATTGCGGTAGGCATTTTATACCGCCCTAGCCAAGTTGCTTTAGCAGATACCCCCCATATCGTCACTATGCCCCATCAACAATTCACAGTCACTTCCACTGAAGACAAGCAACGTAATTTTAATAAAGGACAACGTGACAGCTTAATTCAAACCTTTAAAACCCAATCAGGAGAAACATTATCCGTTGTTGTTAATCACTTTAAATCCAAAGGTTCTATGTGCCTTGAAGATTACCTAGAATATGCTGTCGATGGAAAAATACCGCTTGATAGCAGAGGACGGGTCACAGGCAAACCAACTGCTTCTAACTATATTGATGATTTACAAGGCAGTTGTAATGAGTTAAGGGTATCAGCTGCTTATCGGTTAGGTGAATACCTAACACAACATAAGAAATCACTTGGTGATAATATTCTTGTTTTGGGTGACTTAAATGCATACGGCCAAGAGGATCCCCTGCTTACTCTCACCAATTTCCCAGCAAATCAAGCAGCACGCCCAATCAACACAGCAGTTCAAACGGTGTTAGCAGGAAAACCTTGGCAGGCACCTCAAACTGTTACCACAGGTTACGGTTTAATCAATTTAAACACAACACTCCATGGTAATAAGACTTTCAGTTACAGCTATGAAGGCGAGTTAGGTAACTTAGATCATGCGCTGGCTTCGCCAGCATTAGCTAATAAAGTCGTTGATATTGTCGACTGGCATATCAACTCTGTTGAGAACAGCCTGTTTGAATATAGCCGTAAGTATTCTGGTCAACTGCCAAAATCTGATAATTTGTTTAGCGCCTCTGATCATGACCCCATCATTATCGAACTTCAATTTGAGCCTAAACAAGTCATTAAGACAGAGCTCAACCAACTGATAGAGCAAGCCTGGATTGTTTATCAAAGAGTCGTGATTAATGATGTCTGGAACTTTTACCCTTACTCATTGAAATGGTCTCTTACCCAATATTTACTTCAGGCAATGGAAGTCCAAACTGATAAAAAAGCCTCTCAACAACAGGTCGATACAGCAATTGATTACTTACAACAAGTGCTGGATAAAGTTACTCAATTTCGTCCTGTCGTTTACAAATCAGGCTTAGCAGCCACTATTGAAATGGCAAGCTACCAGCTTAACTTATCCAATAAAACACATCCATTGTGGTATTTTCCAGTCAGCGCACAACAAAAGCTGGCTAACCACATCAATCAGGCAAAAGCCATCTACCAGAGCAACAACAGCAGTCAACAACAGGTTAATCGCACTGCTTATAGCCTGACCAAGGTCTTATTTTGGTTCGAACGCCAGCGCCAGCTCCACTGGCGACAACCATGGTCATTAACCATTACAAGCAATAGCAATTGGTTTATTTTCCACTAA
- the phnX gene encoding phosphonoacetaldehyde hydrolase gives MQEQPKSYSNQRKYIGKVQGVIFDLAGTLIDFGAMAPVEALQATFADHNIDLPEPLLRQLNTSDYQQQLKQLLDEGMVSEAWSNQYGRLPSHEDLENLQQQFIPHQIQSILNHADLVPGAIELAKQLLKQGIKLGINTDYSRSLVADLLPELHNKGVTTTSAVCANEVSRGRPYPHMSLKSAIELDVEHIHACVKVDDTESGIEEGLNAGMWTVAVAVSGNKIGKSLEDWQALDNTQQDTLRSAVTIQLYRTGAHYVIDTIKDLPACLTDIEQRLKRGEKP, from the coding sequence ATGCAGGAGCAACCAAAGAGTTACAGCAATCAGCGCAAATACATTGGCAAAGTCCAAGGCGTCATCTTTGATCTCGCTGGTACTCTCATCGACTTTGGCGCAATGGCACCAGTAGAAGCATTGCAAGCAACATTTGCTGATCATAATATTGACTTGCCTGAACCACTTCTCCGTCAACTCAATACTTCTGATTACCAGCAACAGTTAAAACAGTTGCTAGATGAAGGAATGGTGAGTGAAGCCTGGTCAAACCAATATGGTCGACTACCCAGTCATGAAGATTTAGAAAATTTACAGCAGCAGTTTATTCCTCATCAGATCCAGTCTATTTTAAATCATGCCGACTTAGTACCGGGTGCCATTGAATTAGCGAAGCAATTACTTAAACAAGGCATTAAACTAGGTATCAATACAGACTACAGTCGCAGTCTAGTAGCAGACTTACTGCCAGAATTACACAACAAAGGGGTAACTACAACCAGTGCTGTGTGTGCTAATGAAGTATCCCGTGGCCGCCCTTATCCTCATATGAGTTTGAAAAGCGCTATTGAACTAGACGTTGAACATATCCATGCTTGCGTTAAAGTTGATGATACAGAATCTGGCATCGAAGAAGGCTTAAATGCTGGCATGTGGACAGTTGCAGTGGCAGTCAGCGGCAATAAAATAGGTAAAAGCCTCGAAGATTGGCAAGCCCTCGATAATACTCAGCAAGATACGTTAAGAAGCGCAGTAACTATTCAACTGTATCGCACTGGTGCGCACTATGTTATTGACACTATTAAAGATCTTCCCGCTTGCCTAACAGATATAGAGCAACGGCTGAAACGAGGAGAGAAACCTTAA
- a CDS encoding alkaline phosphatase, translating into MNSNKRLKKVFKWLARGGLASACVVSASTAFAAESKVKNIIFLIGDGMGPQQVGLLEAYARQAPHSIYPQGKTAMAQLADRGVVGLSMHNPAGAIVVDSASSATQLATGLPAGSEMIGLDDRGNAVETVLEQAKKAGKATGLVSDTRLTHATPASFAAHQPHRSLENKIAEDMLATAPDVMLSGGLRHWIPKDAAKAGKLHDQVTAMVGDKISLKSKRKDNLNLLAEAKQAGYQLAFNRDQLTAASNNGKVLGLFSSSGMLDGIAYNKVKNDPDRREPSLREMTEKALAVLSNDPDGFFLMVEGGQIDWAGHNNDAGTMLHEMLKFDEAIAAVLEWAKGRNDTLVVLTADHETGSFGFSYSAANLPKASTLSGNAFKNVKFKPNFNFGSPTILDKLYSQQKSFSAMFAEFWALPKNQQDEKALVKIVNANSEFKITDAQAERILATAKNPYYQPDHKYLSLKQFPKVTDFTAFYVYGDEVKLNLLGRELAEQQNVVWGTGTHTHTPVAVLAYGPESLIKSFATIQHHTDIGQKLKSALR; encoded by the coding sequence GTGAATAGCAACAAACGCCTGAAAAAAGTATTTAAGTGGCTGGCAAGGGGGGGTTTGGCCTCTGCTTGTGTGGTAAGTGCTTCAACAGCATTTGCTGCTGAAAGCAAAGTAAAGAATATTATCTTTTTAATTGGGGATGGAATGGGGCCACAACAGGTTGGTTTGCTGGAAGCTTATGCAAGGCAAGCGCCTCACTCAATTTATCCGCAAGGTAAAACAGCAATGGCTCAATTGGCTGATAGGGGAGTGGTTGGGCTGTCAATGCATAACCCCGCAGGCGCCATTGTAGTTGACTCAGCCAGCTCGGCTACTCAGTTAGCAACGGGGTTACCTGCAGGCTCTGAAATGATTGGTTTAGATGATCGAGGAAATGCGGTTGAAACAGTATTAGAACAGGCTAAAAAAGCAGGCAAAGCTACCGGCTTGGTTTCTGATACGCGTTTAACTCATGCAACACCTGCTTCCTTTGCTGCTCATCAGCCTCATCGATCGTTGGAAAATAAAATTGCAGAAGATATGTTGGCAACAGCACCTGATGTCATGTTATCTGGCGGATTGCGCCACTGGATTCCCAAAGATGCAGCAAAGGCGGGCAAGTTACATGATCAGGTAACCGCCATGGTGGGCGACAAGATTAGCTTAAAATCAAAACGAAAAGATAATCTAAACCTGCTGGCTGAAGCTAAGCAAGCTGGTTACCAGTTGGCTTTTAATCGTGATCAACTAACAGCAGCTTCTAATAATGGCAAAGTGTTAGGATTATTCAGTAGTTCTGGCATGCTGGATGGAATTGCTTATAACAAGGTAAAGAATGATCCTGATCGGCGTGAACCGAGCCTGAGGGAAATGACCGAAAAAGCACTGGCAGTATTATCAAATGATCCAGATGGCTTCTTTTTGATGGTAGAAGGGGGTCAAATCGATTGGGCTGGCCATAATAATGATGCTGGTACTATGTTGCATGAGATGCTTAAATTTGATGAGGCCATTGCGGCTGTACTGGAATGGGCGAAAGGCCGCAATGATACCCTGGTGGTATTAACAGCAGATCATGAAACAGGGTCATTTGGCTTTAGTTATTCTGCTGCAAATTTACCAAAAGCATCTACCTTATCTGGCAATGCATTTAAAAACGTCAAGTTTAAGCCTAATTTTAACTTTGGCAGCCCAACTATTTTAGACAAGCTGTACAGTCAACAAAAAAGTTTTAGTGCTATGTTTGCAGAATTTTGGGCGCTGCCTAAAAATCAGCAAGACGAAAAAGCATTAGTGAAGATTGTTAATGCAAACAGTGAGTTTAAAATTACCGATGCGCAGGCTGAGCGAATTTTAGCGACAGCTAAAAATCCCTATTATCAGCCTGATCACAAATACCTTAGCTTGAAGCAGTTCCCTAAAGTCACTGACTTTACTGCATTTTATGTATATGGTGATGAGGTAAAGCTTAACTTATTAGGCCGTGAGTTAGCAGAACAACAAAACGTAGTCTGGGGAACGGGCACTCATACCCATACGCCAGTTGCTGTGTTGGCCTATGGGCCTGAGTCACTGATCAAAAGTTTTGCAACCATTCAACATCATACAGATATTGGGCAAAAACTGAAGTCTGCTTTAAGGTAA